One Ignavibacterium album JCM 16511 genomic region harbors:
- a CDS encoding DUF6745 domain-containing protein, with protein MSPYMGPRIREADRVDKINEYLRTGNIETLKKERTLSFFYQRRFDSRLKEWENMFRKIENANVDNYHRYTVEWIKSLGCRQKPKEIEESFEIFMLKGTLIDQKNKTFEYPYSAAINFYNRLADIFYNLGLWYHFMNVMVKMSLLSVRWRSIFMDKSEEKRLKETKEFYGENYKPYHLPIMSYLDRFFFCACESMYYALGGYIGLDNFKLDNKVDSDTFVEKLSILSKAIDAGLDRIYVTNKNIGYTHDLKTKVDSEGELHCEDGPAFQSVWGEKGYCYHGIRLDERVIMHPEQLSAEEIISSGTLKIKNVMIEKYGLGKFVEEAGYIIVDEIKSDKKIYQLLSVDIKENEPVKVMKIVCLKTYKTKYLRVKHDIRTFEEAMSWSFGLRGMDLNFYSET; from the coding sequence ATGAGCCCATATATGGGTCCTAGAATAAGAGAGGCTGATAGAGTAGATAAAATAAATGAATATTTACGAACAGGAAATATTGAGACTTTAAAGAAAGAGAGAACATTAAGTTTCTTTTATCAGAGAAGATTTGATTCAAGGTTAAAGGAATGGGAAAATATGTTTAGAAAAATTGAAAACGCAAATGTTGATAATTACCATCGTTATACAGTTGAATGGATAAAATCATTAGGTTGTAGACAAAAGCCAAAAGAAATAGAAGAAAGTTTTGAAATTTTTATGCTAAAGGGCACTTTGATTGATCAGAAAAATAAAACATTTGAATACCCCTATTCCGCAGCGATTAACTTTTATAATAGACTGGCTGATATTTTTTATAATTTGGGATTATGGTATCATTTTATGAATGTAATGGTCAAAATGTCTTTACTATCTGTAAGATGGAGATCAATATTTATGGATAAATCGGAAGAGAAAAGACTTAAAGAGACGAAGGAATTTTATGGTGAGAATTACAAACCATATCACCTGCCAATAATGAGTTATTTAGATAGATTCTTTTTCTGCGCCTGCGAATCTATGTATTATGCACTCGGCGGATATATCGGACTGGATAACTTTAAGCTTGACAACAAGGTGGATTCCGATACATTTGTAGAAAAGTTATCTATTTTATCAAAGGCAATTGATGCAGGATTAGATAGGATTTATGTAACAAATAAGAATATCGGTTACACACATGATTTGAAGACAAAAGTAGATTCAGAAGGAGAACTGCATTGCGAGGATGGTCCTGCATTTCAAAGCGTGTGGGGTGAAAAGGGGTATTGTTATCACGGAATCAGATTGGACGAAAGAGTTATAATGCATCCTGAGCAGTTAAGTGCCGAAGAAATAATTTCTTCTGGTACTTTAAAAATCAAGAATGTAATGATTGAGAAATACGGCTTGGGCAAATTTGTCGAGGAGGCCGGATACATAATAGTTGACGAGATTAAATCGGATAAAAAGATTTACCAATTGTTAAGTGTGGATATAAAGGAAAATGAACCAGTAAAGGTAATGAAAATAGTATGTCTAAAAACTTATAAAACAAAATATTTAAGAGTGAAACACGATATCAGAACATTTGAAGAAGCCATGAGTTGGAGTTTCGGATTACGTGGTATGGATTTAAATTTTTATTCAGAAACTTAA
- a CDS encoding STAS domain-containing protein translates to MLDFERRMAYGFVIEKVNLSRATIKEAQEFKVLLDEDILRGHTIIIVDLSECEFMDSTFIGVLVVTFKKLVKLGGSLKIVKPGLFANSILNYTGSIEVFEIFDTLNDALSSIKDKKPLREEILN, encoded by the coding sequence ATGCTTGATTTCGAAAGAAGAATGGCTTATGGATTTGTTATTGAAAAAGTAAATCTTTCGAGGGCAACTATAAAGGAAGCTCAAGAATTTAAAGTTCTGCTTGATGAAGATATTTTAAGAGGACATACAATTATTATAGTTGATTTGAGTGAATGTGAGTTTATGGATTCGACTTTTATTGGTGTACTCGTTGTTACATTTAAAAAGCTTGTAAAGCTCGGCGGCTCACTTAAGATTGTTAAACCAGGCTTATTTGCAAACTCAATACTTAATTACACCGGTTCAATAGAAGTTTTCGAAATCTTTGATACATTAAACGATGCCTTGTCCAGTATAAAAGATAAAAAACCTTTGCGCGAAGAAATATTGAATTAG